One window from the genome of Vibrio sp. VB16 encodes:
- a CDS encoding LysR family transcriptional regulator, protein MNIEHLRLFVRLAATNNISQAGQELGLSPAVASSHVNKLEEGLGVRLVHRTTRKVSLTEEGIDFLPHAEEVLATIEAARASIGVGNILPQGTLRITAPASFGRMHLLPALKEFLALHPRLSIDLRLTDSIVDLVEGGFDIAIRNAELKDSSLIARKLASDKRIICASPEYLASYGQPESPEDLNNHQCIKLMGLENWLFDTPEGELNIKTKGNLRTDHGEAVRDACVHGLGIALTATWCVNKQLESGELIQILKDYPLASDSAIWAVYPSSRLLAPKVRAFIDYFADYYGNPPYWDRTK, encoded by the coding sequence ATGAATATTGAACACCTTAGACTGTTTGTAAGACTCGCCGCCACCAACAATATTAGCCAAGCAGGCCAAGAGCTCGGTCTGTCTCCTGCGGTGGCCAGTTCTCATGTAAATAAACTTGAGGAAGGGCTTGGTGTTCGCCTTGTCCACAGAACCACAAGGAAGGTTTCGCTCACTGAAGAGGGAATCGATTTTCTTCCTCATGCAGAGGAAGTCCTTGCGACTATTGAGGCCGCAAGAGCGTCAATAGGTGTCGGTAACATATTACCACAAGGCACTTTGCGAATTACCGCACCCGCATCCTTTGGTCGAATGCACCTGCTACCCGCACTTAAGGAGTTTCTCGCTCTCCATCCTCGCCTTTCTATCGACTTGCGGTTAACGGATTCCATTGTCGACCTTGTTGAAGGCGGGTTCGATATTGCGATTCGAAATGCAGAATTAAAAGACTCTAGTTTGATCGCACGTAAACTGGCCTCTGATAAACGTATTATCTGCGCCTCTCCAGAATATCTAGCAAGTTATGGGCAACCTGAATCCCCAGAGGATCTTAATAACCATCAATGCATTAAGTTGATGGGGCTTGAAAACTGGTTATTCGACACCCCAGAGGGTGAACTGAACATTAAAACCAAAGGCAATTTGAGAACTGACCATGGAGAAGCGGTTAGAGACGCTTGTGTTCATGGGTTAGGAATAGCATTAACCGCTACATGGTGTGTAAATAAGCAGCTTGAAAGCGGTGAATTGATTCAGATACTTAAAGATTATCCATTGGCATCGGATTCTGCTATTTGGGCAGTGTACCCGAGTTCACGCCTGCTAGCTCCAAAGGTTAGAGCCTTTATTGACTACTTTGCAGATTACTATGGAAACCCACCATATTGGGACAGAACCAAATAG
- a CDS encoding sensor domain-containing phosphodiesterase, translating into MSTLKLVQEELIGFHSKREISWTWNTETEVFTIDSVLIRQYLMINKEITTIEDFLALFSSEDQKRIVSLLKSVYGDEKTKPVKACIATEDASVSLSVVTAIKVSEGLIAGSIMPLFLSPTQEDLSTFFHQLFENEHHGMLITDGKTRIVACNSLFEKTSGYRIDELVGKQTSIFNAGKHGPTYFEEMWSKIEQNGFWSGLILSKRKSGIVVPEELLIQRITSIRGNIYYLGMTVDLSDTPYRIAGIEHGGIELLTQLPSDNDYYLRVKSTFTSKEETQGLMVISFVPNFESDVEFEYKKQLANAFDRENKNIIAGFLKASVFSIAILYERSPDKPHSLSIYEAIRSCFNDIKVHIDAIIYKHISQLSIGVSVLSMDATSPSRLISHSLKAMYEKHSSGSNHICFYNRTLHEKVKRRDNLETIVVDSIKHNKIEVYFQPIICTDNWKVTKLEALCRFRDGENNILNTEEMVRIAEDLDLVSQLDLVVAEIALKTRDLLVQKFGTDVELSINISLNSKKSIKAILNDLINMCRGYSQHIPYTIIELTETAYFNSENEDAEQLSKLRDIGFRVAIDDFGTGYSSFSYLKNNNFDILKIDREFVKDLVYGSSNYHIVKMITSLAHTLNVQVVAEGVENLSEVVLLGDLKVDYLQGYYFEKPLPFDKLQPNINYVRKLNDLKEVKSEAIELIAFPPTLSPGCNLGEVREIFSNTNFTTLPVIVDDKCVGYLTREIFNLHASTSLGTATETMQDYRSLSKPVSAMMDAKFVEVHKTVGLGEIHEKIKNKNKFPWIAIDDSGEYFGLVDALSAIQFINEQ; encoded by the coding sequence ATGTCAACGCTCAAACTTGTTCAAGAAGAATTGATTGGGTTTCATTCTAAACGAGAGATTTCTTGGACATGGAATACTGAAACGGAAGTGTTCACTATTGACTCTGTGTTAATCCGTCAGTATTTAATGATCAATAAAGAAATTACAACGATTGAAGATTTTCTCGCACTTTTTAGTAGTGAAGATCAAAAACGGATTGTTTCCTTGTTAAAAAGTGTCTATGGCGATGAAAAAACGAAACCGGTAAAGGCTTGCATTGCGACAGAAGATGCGAGTGTTAGTTTAAGCGTAGTTACGGCGATAAAAGTATCTGAAGGCTTAATAGCGGGTTCCATAATGCCGCTCTTTTTGTCGCCAACTCAGGAGGACCTCTCAACTTTTTTTCATCAGTTATTCGAAAATGAACACCATGGTATGTTGATTACAGATGGAAAAACCCGAATAGTCGCTTGCAACAGTTTATTTGAAAAGACATCGGGTTATCGTATTGATGAACTCGTTGGGAAACAAACCTCGATCTTTAATGCTGGTAAGCATGGCCCGACATATTTTGAGGAAATGTGGTCCAAAATAGAACAGAATGGATTCTGGAGCGGTTTGATTTTAAGTAAGCGAAAATCAGGTATTGTTGTACCGGAAGAGTTATTGATTCAACGTATTACTTCTATACGTGGCAATATTTATTACTTGGGAATGACCGTTGATTTATCAGATACACCTTATAGAATTGCCGGTATTGAACACGGTGGTATTGAGCTATTAACACAACTCCCAAGTGACAATGATTATTACCTAAGGGTGAAATCTACGTTTACTTCTAAAGAAGAGACTCAAGGTCTGATGGTGATCTCTTTTGTACCCAATTTTGAGAGCGATGTTGAATTTGAATACAAGAAACAGCTGGCCAACGCGTTTGATCGAGAGAATAAAAACATAATTGCAGGCTTTCTAAAAGCCAGTGTTTTTTCCATTGCAATTTTGTACGAACGTAGCCCCGATAAGCCTCATTCACTGTCCATTTACGAAGCAATTCGAAGCTGTTTTAATGATATCAAGGTACACATTGATGCCATTATTTATAAACACATTTCTCAACTATCCATTGGGGTTTCGGTTCTTAGTATGGATGCTACCTCCCCAAGTCGATTAATCTCACACTCTTTAAAAGCGATGTATGAGAAGCACTCATCGGGAAGCAATCATATCTGTTTCTATAATAGAACGTTGCATGAGAAGGTTAAGAGGCGTGATAACTTAGAAACTATTGTGGTGGACTCAATCAAACATAACAAAATTGAGGTCTATTTTCAGCCGATCATTTGTACCGATAATTGGAAGGTGACGAAATTAGAGGCTCTCTGTCGATTTAGAGACGGAGAAAATAACATTCTCAATACTGAGGAGATGGTTAGGATCGCGGAAGATTTGGACTTGGTTTCGCAACTCGATCTTGTGGTTGCAGAGATCGCACTTAAAACCAGAGATCTACTGGTGCAAAAGTTCGGTACAGATGTTGAGTTATCAATCAATATTTCACTCAATTCTAAAAAATCGATTAAGGCGATATTGAATGATTTAATAAATATGTGTCGTGGATACAGTCAACATATACCCTATACAATCATTGAATTAACAGAAACGGCCTATTTTAATAGCGAAAATGAAGACGCGGAACAGTTATCAAAATTGAGAGATATTGGTTTTAGAGTTGCGATTGATGATTTTGGAACGGGTTACTCTTCGTTTTCTTACCTCAAAAACAATAACTTTGATATCTTAAAAATAGACAGAGAATTTGTAAAGGATTTGGTCTACGGATCGTCTAATTATCACATCGTTAAGATGATTACATCGCTAGCGCATACCCTAAACGTACAGGTTGTCGCCGAAGGCGTAGAGAACCTATCGGAAGTTGTGCTGTTAGGCGATTTAAAAGTAGATTACCTGCAAGGGTATTATTTCGAGAAACCGTTGCCATTTGATAAGTTACAACCAAACATAAATTATGTAAGAAAACTCAATGATTTAAAAGAAGTAAAGAGTGAGGCTATAGAATTAATTGCGTTTCCACCAACCCTATCACCAGGGTGTAACCTCGGTGAAGTCAGGGAAATATTTAGTAATACTAATTTCACCACGCTTCCCGTTATTGTTGATGATAAATGTGTCGGGTATCTAACCCGTGAAATTTTCAATTTGCATGCCTCTACGTCTTTAGGGACGGCAACTGAAACGATGCAAGACTATCGCTCATTATCAAAGCCCGTTAGCGCTATGATGGATGCAAAATTTGTCGAGGTTCATAAAACAGTTGGGCTTGGTGAAATTCATGAAAAAATTAAGAATAAAAACAAATTCCCTTGGATAGCAATCGATGATTCTGGTGAATATTTTGGATTAGTCGATGCTTTAAGTGCGATACAGTTTATCAATGAGCAATAG
- a CDS encoding Hsp70 family protein: MASARYLVGIDLGTTNIVVAYSEITESLKDSPISIFKIDQLVAPGEVSRKPLLPSFRFHPAKGQVSENDMVLPWENVPVEGDFNLAIIGEWARELGAKVEGRQISSAKSWLSHQAVDRESDILPWVAGNDVDKVSPVTATASYLNHVRQAWNYHNPINILENQDVVITVPASFDESARKLTLQAAKKAGLSKVVLLEEPQAVCYDWYARHSDSAKSKLIDVPLILVCDVGGGTTDLSLIEANHKNDELELNRIGVGDHLMLGGDNLDLALAHLAEQRFNKDKKLNASSLSKLIQQTRKAKEQLLSKTEQEQIKITMLGSGSRLIGGTKSVDLSKHEVHQLALDGFFPKVEITDLPDKRRKAVIEFGLPYVADPAITKHIAEFISQHQSAARHALGLAAMSDEKTEETVVPVGILLNGGVFNSELVTEQVTTILSNWRGSPVIVLDNPHPDLAVALGAVAFGKARRGAQLKIGGGSARSYFLHLPEKKGFGNAICLLAKGIEEGQEIRLSGRKFALTLGEPVRFNLLTSIHDTLSDNKPANNGAMYKVNTDIFTPLPPYITSLERMEGTEERQANQKQRVEVQLTCKLTEVGTLQLECVSVEDEANRWAVEFEIRKQADVTQESKIIRPKLQTSLDLITTAYSGNKKNADPKVIKTLMKELEQKLGKRADWDFSTSRQIFDAFSKGRKRRRRSEQHEKNWLRLSGYALRPGYGDPTDEWRIEQVWALYQQGIQYQNHQGWSDWWVFWRRVSGGLSADQQETIATDIVKYLHPGSLRNPKVAKEAQEKGYEAMVRLGASLELLHTDDKVLMAKWFLNKAVNEAQHSQAHWWALGRIAARQLMYGSQHSVLPREQVEQWLPTLLEQNWIKEPIIGFATVMMCRKTGDRLFDVSDEFRQQVIEKLQRSKAASAWIELVQQVKEMNASESKQAFGDALPHGLHLVKD, from the coding sequence ATGGCCTCTGCTCGTTATTTGGTTGGTATCGATTTAGGCACGACGAACATTGTCGTTGCATACAGTGAGATTACCGAATCACTAAAAGATTCACCAATATCGATTTTTAAGATCGATCAACTCGTCGCTCCCGGTGAAGTAAGTCGAAAACCTCTGTTGCCTTCTTTCCGTTTTCACCCTGCTAAAGGGCAAGTTTCTGAAAATGATATGGTTTTACCTTGGGAAAACGTACCTGTCGAAGGCGATTTTAATCTCGCCATTATTGGTGAATGGGCCAGAGAATTAGGCGCAAAGGTTGAGGGGCGGCAGATCTCTAGTGCCAAAAGTTGGTTGTCACATCAAGCTGTGGATAGAGAGTCCGATATTCTACCTTGGGTTGCGGGCAACGATGTCGATAAAGTCTCTCCCGTTACCGCCACCGCGAGCTATCTTAACCATGTACGGCAAGCTTGGAACTACCATAACCCTATCAATATCCTAGAAAATCAAGATGTGGTGATTACGGTACCGGCTTCATTTGATGAAAGTGCTCGAAAGTTGACCCTCCAAGCCGCAAAAAAGGCGGGTTTAAGCAAAGTCGTGTTGTTGGAAGAACCGCAAGCGGTATGTTACGACTGGTATGCGCGTCATAGTGACTCAGCTAAATCAAAGCTAATAGATGTGCCTCTAATCTTGGTATGTGATGTGGGAGGAGGGACCACAGATCTCAGCCTAATTGAAGCGAATCATAAAAATGATGAACTGGAGTTGAACCGTATTGGAGTTGGTGATCACCTCATGTTAGGGGGGGATAACCTTGACCTTGCATTAGCGCACCTTGCAGAGCAACGATTTAACAAGGACAAAAAACTTAACGCGTCGAGTCTTTCTAAGTTAATTCAGCAAACGCGTAAGGCAAAGGAACAGTTGCTGAGTAAAACCGAACAAGAGCAAATTAAGATTACAATGTTGGGCAGTGGTTCTAGGCTTATTGGCGGAACCAAAAGCGTGGATTTATCGAAACATGAAGTACATCAATTGGCGCTAGATGGGTTCTTTCCAAAGGTGGAGATAACCGATTTACCTGATAAAAGGCGCAAAGCGGTTATTGAATTTGGTCTGCCTTATGTTGCTGACCCGGCAATCACTAAACATATTGCAGAATTCATCTCTCAACATCAGTCTGCTGCTAGGCATGCACTTGGATTGGCTGCCATGAGCGATGAAAAAACCGAAGAGACCGTTGTCCCTGTAGGCATTCTGCTTAATGGTGGTGTCTTTAACAGTGAACTGGTTACCGAGCAGGTCACAACTATCCTGAGTAACTGGCGGGGAAGCCCAGTTATTGTGCTAGATAATCCGCACCCAGATCTTGCCGTCGCGTTAGGTGCGGTTGCTTTTGGTAAAGCGCGTCGTGGTGCCCAGTTAAAAATTGGAGGCGGATCAGCTCGTTCGTATTTCTTACATTTACCTGAGAAAAAAGGCTTTGGCAATGCTATTTGTCTATTGGCCAAAGGCATTGAAGAGGGGCAAGAGATTCGACTATCAGGACGTAAGTTTGCACTGACCCTAGGCGAACCTGTTCGATTTAACTTGTTGACCTCTATCCACGATACGTTAAGCGACAATAAACCTGCCAATAATGGTGCAATGTATAAGGTCAATACGGACATTTTCACTCCGTTGCCACCTTACATTACTAGCTTAGAGCGCATGGAAGGTACAGAAGAACGTCAGGCTAATCAGAAACAACGGGTTGAAGTTCAGTTGACTTGTAAACTGACAGAGGTGGGCACACTGCAATTGGAGTGTGTAAGTGTGGAAGATGAAGCCAATCGTTGGGCGGTTGAATTTGAGATAAGAAAACAAGCGGATGTTACTCAAGAATCGAAAATAATACGGCCTAAGCTTCAAACATCACTCGATCTTATCACCACGGCATATAGTGGAAATAAGAAGAACGCTGACCCTAAGGTAATCAAAACGCTGATGAAAGAACTCGAACAGAAACTTGGCAAAAGGGCTGATTGGGACTTTTCAACATCAAGGCAGATTTTTGATGCATTTTCTAAAGGAAGAAAACGTCGCCGTCGCTCAGAGCAACATGAAAAGAACTGGCTTCGACTTTCAGGTTATGCACTCAGACCCGGATACGGTGACCCCACCGATGAATGGCGCATCGAGCAGGTGTGGGCGCTCTACCAACAAGGCATTCAATATCAGAATCATCAAGGTTGGAGTGACTGGTGGGTATTTTGGCGACGAGTTTCGGGAGGGCTAAGTGCGGATCAACAAGAAACAATTGCGACCGATATAGTTAAGTATTTGCACCCTGGTTCACTGCGCAACCCTAAGGTAGCTAAAGAAGCGCAGGAAAAAGGCTATGAAGCGATGGTTCGACTTGGCGCGTCTTTAGAGCTTTTGCATACCGACGATAAGGTCTTAATGGCAAAATGGTTCCTGAATAAGGCCGTTAATGAAGCACAGCATTCGCAGGCTCATTGGTGGGCATTGGGCAGGATTGCAGCACGTCAACTCATGTATGGTAGCCAACACTCTGTATTGCCACGTGAGCAGGTTGAGCAATGGCTGCCGACATTGTTAGAGCAGAACTGGATTAAAGAGCCCATCATCGGTTTTGCAACTGTGATGATGTGTCGTAAAACAGGTGACCGATTATTCGATGTTTCTGACGAATTTCGGCAGCAAGTCATTGAAAAACTACAACGCAGTAAAGCCGCATCAGCATGGATTGAACTAGTGCAACAAGTCAAAGAAATGAATGCATCCGAGTCAAAACAGGCCTTTGGTGATGCGTTACCACACGGGCTTCATCTTGTTAAGGATTAA
- a CDS encoding Hsp70 family protein, whose translation MENDIPKYSVGIDLGTTHCVLSFVELNNEDATVQVLNVPQLIAPGQVEERTQLGSFVYQPSEYEMGEGSRVLPWTTTPSALVGAVARNLGAKTPIRLVASAKSWLCHSGVNRREAFLPQGSPEEVAKISPLRATELYLEHLKEAWNHQNSEHKLEAQDLTITVPASFDPAARELTAEAARNVGFNHLTLLEEPQAALYSWINNSEDQWRSEVDVGDVVLVVDIGGGTTDLSLVAVTEEEGNLSLTRVAVGEHILLGGDNMDLALAYRIKMKMSQGGKDLQPWQVQAITQACRDAKETLLNDMEVQSVPIVIPSRGSKLLGSTLKTELTKEEVQQTLVDGFFPMVQVHEHPVQKARSALTHMGLPYAQDAGITRHIAAFLCKQSNATQEVFGGFYGEQPAVDFIKPTAILFNGGVLKSRLLEARLTSTINAWLEQSKCQAAKKLSGLDLDLAVANGAAYYGAVRQGKGVRIRGGIASSYYVGIESSMPAIPGIAPPMEAICVAPFGMEEGSYCQVESKEFGLVIGQPVQFQFYGSTTRRDDQAGTHLDYWKPEELEELPEIQVTLKASEGRNVGEIVPVTLAARVTELGTLYLEAMASDNGQKWHVEFDVRDVSNPE comes from the coding sequence ATGGAAAATGATATCCCTAAGTACAGCGTTGGGATCGACTTAGGGACAACTCATTGCGTTTTGTCCTTTGTTGAACTCAACAATGAAGACGCGACGGTGCAAGTACTGAATGTCCCTCAGCTTATCGCACCGGGTCAGGTTGAAGAAAGAACTCAACTAGGGTCATTTGTTTATCAACCTTCTGAATATGAAATGGGGGAAGGTTCCCGCGTGCTTCCGTGGACCACGACACCGAGTGCCTTGGTGGGTGCCGTAGCACGAAATCTTGGAGCGAAAACACCAATACGCCTAGTTGCTAGTGCAAAATCATGGTTGTGCCATAGTGGAGTGAACCGACGAGAGGCGTTTCTTCCTCAAGGGAGCCCCGAAGAAGTTGCAAAGATATCACCATTAAGAGCAACCGAGTTGTATCTAGAGCATCTAAAAGAAGCTTGGAATCATCAAAACTCCGAACATAAACTTGAAGCTCAAGATCTTACCATCACCGTTCCTGCGTCTTTTGATCCTGCGGCTAGAGAGCTTACTGCAGAGGCGGCGCGGAACGTTGGCTTCAACCATTTAACTCTGCTTGAAGAACCGCAAGCTGCGTTATATAGCTGGATAAACAACAGCGAAGATCAATGGAGAAGTGAGGTTGATGTCGGCGACGTAGTTTTGGTCGTGGATATTGGCGGAGGTACTACTGATCTATCTTTGGTTGCGGTAACGGAAGAAGAAGGCAATCTAAGCTTAACTCGTGTCGCGGTTGGTGAACATATATTGTTAGGTGGAGATAACATGGATCTCGCCCTTGCCTATCGCATTAAAATGAAAATGTCCCAAGGGGGAAAGGACCTACAACCATGGCAAGTTCAAGCGATAACGCAAGCGTGTCGCGACGCAAAAGAGACCTTACTCAACGATATGGAAGTACAGTCTGTACCTATCGTTATTCCGAGCCGAGGTTCAAAATTGTTAGGTTCTACGCTGAAAACTGAGCTGACAAAAGAAGAGGTTCAACAGACATTAGTCGATGGCTTTTTCCCCATGGTTCAAGTGCACGAACACCCGGTACAAAAAGCACGTAGTGCGTTGACTCATATGGGACTTCCATACGCTCAAGACGCAGGTATTACTCGCCATATAGCCGCCTTTTTATGTAAGCAAAGTAATGCAACTCAAGAGGTGTTCGGCGGATTTTATGGTGAGCAACCAGCCGTTGATTTTATTAAGCCAACCGCCATTTTGTTTAATGGTGGTGTGTTGAAATCACGCCTACTAGAAGCGCGCCTTACCTCAACGATTAATGCATGGCTTGAGCAATCAAAATGCCAAGCGGCTAAGAAACTGAGCGGTTTAGATCTCGATCTTGCCGTCGCTAACGGTGCGGCATATTACGGAGCAGTAAGGCAGGGTAAAGGTGTACGCATTCGTGGTGGTATTGCCAGTAGCTATTACGTAGGCATAGAAAGTTCTATGCCTGCAATACCAGGAATAGCACCACCAATGGAGGCGATTTGTGTCGCTCCATTTGGTATGGAAGAAGGGTCATATTGTCAGGTTGAGAGTAAAGAATTTGGGTTGGTTATAGGTCAACCGGTTCAGTTTCAGTTTTATGGTTCTACAACTCGTCGTGACGACCAAGCTGGCACACATTTGGACTACTGGAAACCAGAAGAACTTGAGGAGCTACCAGAGATTCAGGTTACGCTTAAAGCGTCAGAAGGGCGTAATGTCGGCGAGATTGTTCCCGTTACGTTGGCGGCACGGGTGACAGAACTTGGTACGCTTTATTTGGAAGCGATGGCGAGTGATAATGGTCAAAAATGGCATGTAGAGTTTGACGTGCGTGACGTTTCAAATCCGGAATAA
- a CDS encoding DUF2760 domain-containing protein has protein sequence MTFDLNLIPTTFDMLHGGLAASSLMLLILAISRQSKVIEKTVEKPIEKIVEVEKQVEKIIEVEKIVEVEKVVERVIEVESKLKTASTDSAMQLLSIMQQEARLIDFLKEDLTGFSDDEVGAAARVIHSGGQKVLTEYVELSHIKNEDEETRITIEEGFNSQAVRLVGNVTGSAPFSGTLIHKGWKADKVNLPKLAKNYDAAIIAPAEVEL, from the coding sequence ATGACTTTTGATTTAAATCTTATCCCTACCACCTTTGATATGTTACATGGTGGCCTTGCTGCCTCTTCTCTTATGTTACTAATACTCGCGATTTCTCGCCAATCTAAAGTGATTGAAAAAACGGTGGAGAAGCCCATCGAAAAGATCGTTGAAGTGGAAAAACAAGTAGAAAAGATAATCGAAGTAGAAAAAATTGTTGAGGTTGAAAAGGTCGTTGAAAGAGTGATTGAAGTTGAATCTAAATTGAAGACCGCAAGCACCGATTCCGCTATGCAACTACTTTCTATTATGCAGCAGGAAGCGAGATTGATAGATTTCCTTAAAGAAGATTTAACCGGTTTTTCTGATGATGAAGTAGGCGCAGCTGCTCGCGTTATTCATTCAGGTGGCCAGAAAGTATTGACTGAATATGTAGAGCTTTCTCATATAAAGAATGAAGATGAAGAGACTCGAATTACCATCGAAGAAGGTTTTAATTCTCAGGCGGTTCGCTTGGTTGGTAATGTGACTGGTAGCGCACCATTTAGTGGCACGCTTATCCACAAAGGTTGGAAAGCGGATAAGGTAAATTTGCCTAAGCTCGCTAAAAACTATGATGCTGCCATTATTGCACCTGCAGAGGTAGAGCTTTAA
- a CDS encoding amino acid ABC transporter ATP-binding protein → MKHNGVKLTKSNSQAIEFKGVDKWFGNFQALAKIDLTVAEGEIVVVCGPSGSGKSTLIRCINGLEQVDSGCINVLGNTDLSKQKGLVGMVFQHFNLFPHLTVLDNLTLAPIRTLKLSKKEAEQRALHFLNRVHIAEQADKFPIQLSGGQQQRVAIARSLCMMPSIMLFDEPTSALDPEMINEVLDVMIELAREGMTMVCVTHEMGFAKKVADRVIFMDEGEIIETAPPEQLFSSPKQPRTRAFLNQILSH, encoded by the coding sequence ATGAAACACAATGGGGTTAAATTGACGAAGTCAAACTCACAAGCCATCGAGTTTAAAGGTGTTGATAAATGGTTTGGCAACTTTCAAGCATTGGCCAAAATCGACCTTACCGTAGCTGAAGGTGAGATAGTTGTTGTCTGTGGCCCATCAGGCTCAGGCAAATCAACGTTAATTCGCTGCATCAACGGGCTAGAACAGGTCGATTCCGGTTGTATCAACGTCTTAGGAAATACAGACCTTTCTAAACAAAAGGGGTTGGTTGGTATGGTGTTTCAACATTTTAATTTGTTTCCTCATTTGACCGTATTAGACAACCTTACTCTGGCCCCAATCCGAACACTAAAGCTTTCAAAAAAAGAAGCCGAACAACGTGCACTGCATTTCCTAAATCGTGTACACATTGCCGAACAAGCCGATAAATTCCCGATCCAACTATCTGGAGGGCAGCAACAACGTGTCGCGATTGCTCGTTCTCTCTGTATGATGCCTTCAATCATGTTATTTGATGAACCCACCTCTGCACTTGACCCAGAGATGATCAACGAGGTATTAGATGTGATGATTGAACTTGCAAGAGAAGGCATGACTATGGTGTGCGTCACCCACGAAATGGGGTTTGCTAAAAAAGTCGCGGATCGTGTCATTTTTATGGATGAAGGCGAAATCATCGAAACAGCACCACCTGAGCAATTGTTTAGCTCACCAAAACAGCCACGCACACGTGCATTCTTAAACCAGATATTAAGCCATTAA
- a CDS encoding amino acid ABC transporter permease: MVKILKPVFSALLQIAVLIVGIVWLLDSGAESMGYRWQWERIPDYLFFYEDGEWWSAELVDGLLVTIRISLLSLVATLVLGLTTALLRLSDSIVGRAIARGYIELIRNTPLLVQLYLLYFIFGPVIGLDRFSTAILALALFQGAYTAEIFRAGLNSIPRGQFEAARSLGLSPLDSYRDIILPQVIQRTLPPLTNEVVSLIKNSSIVSVMAIFDLTTEGRNIVSETAMPFEIWFTIAAIYLALTLSLSAFAARLEHKLGAQWRTL; the protein is encoded by the coding sequence ATGGTTAAAATCCTCAAACCCGTTTTCTCAGCACTGCTTCAAATTGCGGTTTTAATCGTCGGAATTGTCTGGCTTTTAGACAGTGGTGCCGAGTCTATGGGTTACCGTTGGCAATGGGAGCGAATTCCCGATTACCTATTTTTTTATGAGGATGGTGAATGGTGGTCAGCCGAGCTGGTTGATGGTCTTCTCGTCACCATACGTATTTCTCTGCTCAGTTTAGTAGCAACCCTTGTTCTAGGACTCACCACGGCTCTACTTAGGTTGTCAGACTCTATCGTTGGTAGAGCCATTGCCCGTGGGTATATTGAGCTTATACGTAATACACCATTGCTGGTTCAATTATATCTGCTCTACTTTATTTTTGGTCCAGTGATTGGACTCGATCGATTCTCAACCGCAATACTTGCTTTAGCGTTATTCCAAGGAGCCTATACAGCGGAAATATTCAGAGCAGGATTAAACAGCATTCCTCGGGGCCAATTCGAAGCCGCTCGTTCACTTGGTCTTTCGCCACTCGATAGTTATCGAGACATTATATTGCCACAGGTAATACAGAGAACGCTGCCACCACTAACAAATGAGGTCGTATCGCTGATTAAGAATTCATCTATTGTTAGCGTCATGGCAATCTTTGACCTTACAACAGAAGGGAGAAATATCGTTTCAGAGACGGCAATGCCATTTGAAATATGGTTTACTATTGCGGCTATTTATCTAGCCCTTACCCTTTCACTATCCGCATTCGCAGCAAGGCTAGAACATAAACTAGGTGCCCAATGGCGAACACTATAA